The genomic region AAAACTCGCCTCAATCAAGACGATAGTAAGCCAACCACTGATGTTAATGCCCGCGTCGTAGAAGTCAAAATCCGCCTCAATCCCGAAGATAGTCCGAAAGTTGCTGCCTTCACGGGTATGCAAGTGCGAGTCAAGATTGATGTGAATTGAGTGGTGCGTGGTGCGCTCTTGTGTTGCGGGCGGAAGCGCGGGTGTCCCGCGCATTGGAAAGCGGCTTAAATGTCGAGGTTGCCTCGACATTTAAGCCGCGTGCCGCGTCGTGGTGCGTGTTTTAACTTCTGACTTTTAGCTTTTGACTTTTGGCTTACCAATTACCCATCTTTATGAAATGAAACTTTCCTTGCTCAAATCCTTACGTAAGCGTCTTCCGGTGGAGATAGAGACTCCGTTGGCTTGGGCGCAGTTATCTCATCAAAAAGTTCGCCTTGCTGTGGCAACGACGGGAATTTGCTTTGCCAACATTTTGATGTTTACTCAGTTGGGATTGCTGGCGATGCTGACAGATGGGACGACTAAACTACATCAAAGCCTAGCAGGGGAATTGGTGTTGGTTTCTGCATCTAGTCCTAGTTTGCTATTTAGAATTAATTTTCCCCAGGCTTACCTTTACCAGGCTGCGGCGGTTGAAGGTGTTACTGCTGTGGCTCCGGTGTATATTAGCAGAGCAAATTGGGTAGATCCACAGCAACTGACTGCTGGGCAAGATAGCTCTAACAGCCAAAAACAACCGCGTGCTTTTGGCAACGAAGTGAGAGTGATTGCAATCAATCCTGCCCAACCTACACTCAACCTACCAGAGGTGAATCGGCAGAGTTTCAAATTAAACGCACCAGATGCGGTATTGTTTGATCGCCTGTCTCAGTCATCTTTAGGCGATATCTCCGCCATGTTGCGCGATCGCCCGGAAGTTGTAACCCTCATGGAAAATCACCGCACTTACGTTACGGGACTTTTCAGTATGGGTAGTACCATCAACGATAAGGGTAATGTCATCATTAGCGATTGGACTTACGCTCAGCGGTTTGGCGAGGAGAGCATGGAAAAAGTGAGGATTGGGGTCGTAAGTTTGTCCCCAGGAGCCGATATTGCTACAGTACAGGCTAGATTGCGCGATCGCCTGCCCAAGGATGTTGGAGTTTACACCAAAGCAGAATTAATCGAGCGCGAACGACAGTTTCATGAGGCGCAGCCAGAAGGCATTATTCTCAAGTTTGGTACGGTTGTGGGTTTTGTCGTTGGGGTAATTATTCTCTATCAAGTGCTTTACTCTGATGTCAGCGACCACCTTTCGGAGTATGCCACCCTCAAAGCAATGGGTTATAGCGATCGCTCGTTACTTATGGTTGTTCTAGGTGAAGCAATCGTTCTCGGTGTCATGGGCTTCGTTCCTGGTTTTATTGCCTCAATCGGACTGTATGAATTGCTCGTGACATTGACTAGAATTCCCTTAGTGATGAAAGCTAGCGTTGCCATTCAAGTATTTATTCTTACCATAATCATGTGTGCCATTTCCGGCGCGATCGCCTCCAGCAAACTCCGCTCTGCCGATCCAGCCGACGTGTTTTGACAGTTATCAGGGAGCAGGGAGCAGGGAGCAGTCAACCAATAACCATCAACCATCAACTATCAACCATCAACTAGTTCTTATATGGAACCTACTGTTGCTGTCTCTAGTCTTAACCATGCCTTCGGACAAGGGACGCTACGCAAGCCCGTACTGACAGAGATAAATCTAAAAATCTATCCAGGGGAAATTATTATTCTGGCGGGACCATCTGGTAGCGGTAAGACAACACTATTATCGCTTATTGGCGGATTGCGCTCGGTACAAGCAGGAAGTTTGAAAGTGCTGGGAAAAGAACTACAAGGAATTGGTAAACATCAGCTGACTAAGGTACGTAACCAAATTGGCTTTATCTTCCAACACAACAACCTATTGAAATGTCTTTCTGCTGCTGGTAATGTCCGTATGTCTTTGAAGCTACACCCAGAAATTCCCAAACGGGAGTATCGACAACGAATTACAGCAATTCTAGAATCTGTCGGACTGGACGATAAAATCGATTCCTACCCAGCTTTTCTTTCTGGCGGACAACAGCAACGAGTGGCGATCGCTCGTGCTTTGGTGGCTCAACCGAAATTAGTATTAGCCGACGAACCAACCGCAGCTCTGGACAGCAAGACTGGACGAGATGTCGTTGATGCGATCCAGCGTCTTGCCAAAGAAACAAATTGCTCTGTTTTGCTCGTCACCCACGACAATCGAATCTTGGATATTGCCGATCGCATTATCCAGATCGAGGATGGGAGAATCAAGTGAGAAGTCGTAAGTCGTAAGTTGTGAAGAGGTTGTAGGGTGTGGGGTTGAATTGCTCCCTGCTCCCTGCTCCCTGCTCCCTGCTCCCTGACAACTGTTAACTGTTAACTGACTTCAAAAGCTGCTCGATCTGCCGATTTATCTCATTCAATTCAAACCGTTGACTGGCTGAAATTTGGGCTTGATGGGCGATCGCACCAGCTAATTCAGGTTGCTGCCGACAAGTATTAACTACTTCTGCTAACCGTGTTGCATCTCCTAGTGGTACGAGCCAACCCGTTTTTCCCGTTTCTACGAGTTCTACTGCGCCCCCTGCTTGGGTTGCTACCACTGGACGACCGCAAAGCATGGCTTCGACAATAACGCGCCCGAAGGGTTCGGCAGCAATGGATGTATGGGCAACTAAATCACAGGCTGCCATTAATGACACCACATCGCTACGAAAGCCTAAGAATTGGACTCTTGGTTCTAATCCTAGCTCCGCAACTTGCTGATGTAATTGTTGCTTGTAGTCCTGTTCGCCAAATAAAGCATCTCCAACAAATATTGCTGTCACTTCTGGCGGACACTGCGTTAGCGCTTCTAGAAGCACGTGCTGTCCTTTCCACGGTGCAAGTCGGCTGAAATGTCCGACAACAAATTTGCCTTCTAGTCCCAATTCCTGCCTTGTCTGAGCTACAGAATTTTCCTGTTGATACAACTGGGGGGCAAATCCGTTGTAGACAACATGAACGAGTTTGGGATTTCCCCCTGCGGCGAGGAAAGCTTTTTGACTAGCTTGAGAGTTAGCAATGACTAACGAGGCACGATTTGCCAAAGTTACAGCTAAACGCAAGTTGGTGCGGCTAAAATGCTCGGTTGAGAGAATGTCATGTAGATGATAGACCAAAGGGCGGCGACTGAGGAGGGATGCGATCGCTCCTACTACCAGTGCTTTTTGCGTATTGGCATAGATGATGTCATATTCGCGAGCAATTTTGGCAACGCGGGTAATCAAAGGCAGCAACTGACCGAGGCTACTCGCGCCTTGGAGCAACCCACTGTCTTTACTCACTTGTAGCGATCGCCCAGTTAGCACCTGCACCGGAATTTCGTGCTGTTGGAGTAAATCTTTAAACCCACCATCGGCGAACAAACCAACTAAACAGCGATCGCGATATGGTTTAGCAATATCCAACAGACAAAGCTCTGCCCCTCCTGGCTTACCACTTTGATCTAGGAATAGAATTTTCATAGGAATTAGTAATTGGTAATTGGTCATTAGTCATCGATCGCTTATTGCTAGTCATTTTGACTTTTGACTTTTGACTTTTGACTTCCCCATTACCCATTACCTAACTTCCCCAAACTTTTTTCAGCTCAACTCCTTGTTCTCTAGAGTAGGCTCCATAGCCGTAAGAAACGTTACTCACACCATTTGCCACCACTCCAATCACGTTAAGCTTTCTCAGCATGGCGTTGGCTTGCACTAATTCTGTCTTCTTCACCATACCGACGCGAGAAACTAGCACAACACCTGTACAGCAAGAAGCGGCAATCATGGCATCTACCATACCCAGTAAAGGTGGAGCGTCGAGTAAAATCAAATCGTAATTTTGCTCGAATCCTGCCATCAACTCTCGCATCCGTTGCGAGCTGAGTAGGTTGGCTGGGTCTTCTGGCTGTGGTCCAGCAGTCAAAATGTCTATGTAGGAGCCAGAAGACTGAATTGCATTATGCGTCGGCAGCGTAGCATCGCTACTCAACAGGGTAGACAGTCCGTAATCGTTGGGTAGATTCAGGATTTGATGTAAACTCGGACGGCGCAAGTCGGTATCGATCAATAATACCCGCTGGTGCAGCCGCGCCGCACTTAAAGCTAAACCCAAGGCTAAAGTAGATTTACCCTCACCTGCTACGGCGGAAGTCACTACCAAAGATTTGAATGCAGCCATTTCGTTCATCAACTGGAGATTGCGATAAATCAAATCCAGCGATTCCCAAGATGGGGGCCAATTTCGGACTTGTACCGTCCAGGGCGACAGGTGAAGCGGCTTGCCAAAGGGTAAACTGACTTCTGGCTGTGCGACTCTGCCTCTGGGCAATTCTGGAGTCATGCCCAACAATGGTAGCTCAAACTGTCTCTCCAAGTCTTCGGAACTGTGGACGGAATCATCGACGGCATCGCGCAGAAAGGCGGCTAAGCTACCCAGCATCAACCCTGCAACTAGACCCAACAACAAGTTCAACTTCAAGTTGGGACCGACTTTCAATCCTAGACGTGGTTCTTCCAAAGCTTGCCAGTCAAATCCACCTCTAGCAATTTCTAAACTTAATTCTTGCTGCGCTCTCAATAGCTGCTGGAGTTTATCGCGGTTAATTTGGACGAAGGGAACTAGACGGTTGTATTCTGCCAATAGTACTGGGAAGCGCTTGAGATCGCTACGTAGTTTCTGTTGCGTTTGCGCTAGACTGTTATCCCGCGCCCGCATCGCGTTCATATTTGTCTGTACTTCGATCAATTGACCTGCAAGATTGAGGTCGAGCGCTCCTAGTTGTCCTTGCTGGAGAATACCATCTCCCCCATTGCTAGCAGCAGCGGCTGCTTGGGATGCTTGTCCCTCACCTAGAACTCGTCCGCCTTCCTGCTTCATCATGCTCAGCAGGTTTTGCCGTTGTTCGAGTAATTTTTTCACGTTGGGGTCTTCATCTGTGAAGACAACTCGCCGCTGCGATAGGGCAAGTTCCGTTCTCTGCAACTCGTTGAGTAGCGTTTGATAGCGAGATGATTGGCTCAAGCGGGAAGCAACTAGCGCTTGTTGCGGAGAACGAGCGAGTTGCTGTTGCAGTTGACCGTAGCGTGCCTGCAAGTCATTATACTGAGCGCGAATGACTTCCCGCTCCTGCGCGATCGCGTTTAACGAGTTGTTGACCGTTGCCGCTTGTTGTTCTGGATCGATCAGGTTATTGTTTTTGCGAAACTCTTCTAACTTGTTTTCCGCTTGATCGACTGTTTTCGTCACAGCAGGGATTTGTTCGTTAATAAACTTCAAACCCTTTTTCAATCTCTGCTCTTGTTGTTCGCGATTATAAATTTGATAAACTGTGTGGACGGCTTTCAGGACTTTTTGCGCTTTAATCGGATCGTTTGCTGTATAAGTCGCCTCGACGATCTTGGTATTGGCTTTTTCTTCAACAACTTGTTTTAGTACTAAGTTTTTCTTCACCTCCGCTACTGTAAGCGTAGGATATTCGGAGCGGAGAATATCGACTGCCCTTTGAATCAGCAGCGAACTACGCATGACGTTAATTTGCGTGGCATAGTCGTCAATCGTGACTCCAGAATCAGCATACTGCTCGCCTTGTCGCGGGGTCGTGCCATCTTTCTTCCCCTGATAATTCGGCTCGATCAGCAACTGCATCTCGCTCTGATATGTAGGCTTGGAGATTAAGGTAAACACAGTGGCAATCGTCAACACCGCTCCCATAACCCCCAGCAGCCAGTAGCGACGGCGCATCAAAACTGCTAACAACTGCCCGTAACCACCGTCTGATTCTTCGACGGTCATGGGCATATGACTTTCATTTACTCTTACCATGCCTAGCACTCCAAACAGTCTACAACGATCCTAATGAACTTATGCAATGCTACTCACCGTATCGGCGATCGCCCGTTCAACTTTGCTAAAAAACGCTTGTTCTGAAAAATGACTCAGGGCGTGATGGCGAATCTTGCCGTAATCCCACTGAATTTCTTTGGCAGCAAGCAAAGCATTTTGGATTGCATCTGGCGATTGTCTGTAAAAGAATACTCCTGTATGCCCTGGAATTTGAGTGTCTATGACTCCTCCCGCGCCATAGGCAATTACGGGCGTACCGCTGGCATTTGCTTCTACTGGTACTAGTCCATAATCTTCTAAAGCCGCGACAACTACAGAGCAAGCTTTTGACATCAAATATTTTCGTTCGGCATCGCTGACGTGTCCTAAAAATCTGACGTTCTTCAGCGCCTTTGACTCTAGCCGTTGGCGTTCCGGTCCGTCGCCGATGATGAATAGGGGTAACCCTAGCCAATTGAAGGCTTCAACAATTACGTCAATTCGTTTGTAACTGATCAGACGAGCTGAAGCTAAATAAAAATTTTCCTTGTCGTTAGAAAAAGCAAAATTACCGCTATTAATTGGATAGTTAATCACCAGCGCTGGTTTGCCGTAGTGCTGGTTAATTCGTCGAGCTACGATACTAGAGTTAGCAATATAAAGGTCTGGTTCTTGAGCATAAACTCGGTCAACCTCTCGCATTTTACGAAAGATCAATTCAATTAATGGGTAGAAATAATGATAGTCTCCATACTCTCTCAAGTAAGTTTTTGTATCCCACAAAAACCGAGTCACGTTATGGCAAAAGCAGATGTGTTGCGCTCCCTTTCTCTTTTTCACAGCTTTGGCAAAGCTGCTGCTGCTACTAATAATGAGATCGTAATCCTGTAAATCTAGAGAGCGAAAAGCAGGGAAATAGAAAGGAGCCAGCATTCTGAAATATTTCGCTGCGCCTGGAATTTTTTGTAATCCTGTAGTGTGAACTATGCGGTTACCTAAATCGACAGTCTGTTCGGGATCGTATACGGAAGTAAAGATGTCTGCTTCGGGATAGCGTTGACAAAGCAGTTCAAAAACTCGCTCTGCACCACCTCTTTGCGTTAGATAATCGTGAACTAGGGCTATCTTCATGAAAAAATAATAGAATTTTATTTAGTAGGTCAAACTTTAGGAACAAGCTTTATCGCAATTCATCTGTTACAGCCGCTAACGTACAAATAATTATGCCTCCAGAGATAGTAAGTGTTGGGATAAGCTGGCATTTGCGTAGATACACTGAAAATTTAGGTAAACAGAAATTATTATACTCAACTTGTTATCGAGAACTGAGGGAATCGCATACTTACTCGGAAAAATTTACCTAAACTTTAAATAATTGAGCATTGGAAGCATCAGCAAAAAACGAATCTTATTTGAGGGAGAATCGCAGTTCGCGTTCTCTACTCAATTGGACTTGACGCAGTTACAGAGGAATTAGTTGCATTGAATACAGGATTCACAACGTATTAGCAGAATTACTGAAACTAAAATCGAGGTTCATGCTTTGCTCATATTTTTCGGTCAATCCAAACCAAATCTATAGTTGGGTAGAATAGTTAACATCGATCGAACTCAACTGAGGTAACAGATCGCGGTAAGTTGGAAAAGCCAGTAACTTCTGACTTTCCGTATGCTACGATGAAGGACTAAACTTTAACCTGACTTCGCGATCGGCGAGAATTTAGCCTCGACCAATCGATTATAGGTCTAGTTCTAGACAATGTTTTGAAAATAGTTTGGAATCAGCTTGCCTATTCTTTAGAAGTTACTTCAGGCTGTAAATTCTTCCCTCCGTGTTGCTTGGCATAGATTGTTCTACTATGGCAACAAGCAGAGCTTCAGGCGTTATTTCATGCATCACTGCTTATGTCTCAGCCACTTTCGGATCGTTTCGCGATCGCCACAGCGCAAAAATTACTGGAAACTTTTAGTTGTTTGGAAGTTAAACCTGTAGAATCGGCAGCAGAAGCCGCCCAGTTGCAACAAGCATTAGTACTACTAAGCACGCAAGCAGATTTCGTCAACTTCGGAATTTGTGCCGACACGCCAGAGCAGGGGCTAGCAGCATTAGCATCTTATGCCAAAGCTCTAGGATATTCAGTTGCGATCGCTCCTACCGATTTAGCTGCGGCGATCGCTCCGGTATATATTAAATTCAACGGTCAAAGACAGACGTACTACCTCGACTCCTACACGGGTACGTATCGCGGCGTGCTGGTATCCTATCATTCATTGGTAGAGGAATCAGTCAACGGTACTTACGGTTATTTGCCGTTGGATTTGTTTCAGTAATGGATAAATACCGTTACATTCTTTTTAATAAACCCTACGGGGTGTTGAGCCAGTTTAGCGATGGCGATCGCGAAGGTGCAAAAGAGCGGCGCACGCTCAAAGATTACATTCCCATTCCCAAGGTTTATCCCGTCGGTCGCTTAGACTGGGATAGCGAGGGATTGATGCTACTAACCGATCGCGGACAACTTCAACATCGACTTGCCGATCCTAAATTTGGACATAGCCGCACTTATTGGGCGCAAGTAGAACGAATTCCAAATGCATCAGCGATTCAGCAGTTAGAACAAGGAGTGATAATTGAAAATTATCGAACTCGACCAGCCAAAGTTAAACTGCTAGAACCCGAACCAACCTTACCACCACGAGATCCGCCAATTCGCGATCGCAAAAATGTGCCTACAGCATGGTTAGAACTAGTCCTGACAGAAGGGAAAAACCGTCAGGTAAGGCGGATGACGGCTAAAGTAGGATTTCCCACCTTACGCTTAGTCCGAGTAGCGATCGCTCACCTACACATAGGCGATTTGTCCCCCGGTCAATGGCGTGACTTAACCGCCCCAGAGCTAAAATTACTTTTAAAGGATTTAGGAATTAGGGGATAGGGAAAGAGGACAAGGGAGACAAGGGAGACAAGGGAGACAAGGGAGCAGGTGAGCTTTGTGTGCTTTGCGTGCAGGTGTAGGGGAGCAACTACCAACTACCAACTACCTATTACCCATTACCACTCTTCACTGATAACTGACAACTGATAACTGCTAAGCTGAACAAAGTATTGATTTTTTAAGCCTCGTAGCTCTACTTGGGTATATCCTGCTATTATCTATAGCTCAAACTATTCCTGAGTAGGGAAAAGTGACTTGTGACGACTTGGATGGGTAGCCAGTTTTCTGCCGTCATCAGGGATAAAACTGCTCCTAAAATGGGAAGACAAGGAAGTTAAAGATGCTGATTTGCCCCCAGTGTCAGAGCGAAAATGCCAATACCAACAAGTTTTGTCAAGGTTGTGGAACTCCCCTAACCTTCAAGTTTTGTCCTGATTGCGGAACTCAGGTGGCTTTAAACGCAAAACTGTGCCATAACTGCGGCGCTCAAACGGGGACAGTGTGGTGGGCGATCGTGATGGGAGTTGTAGAGCCGCAGGAAGGCTCGCCTGTTAGCAACTCAGGAGTCGTAGAAGTGCTGGACGTAGCAGGAGAACCAAAAATTGTAGAATCGCTCCCCAGCAGTATATCTCAGCAGAAGTCAGAGGGAACTGCTCCACCTGCTCCCTTGGCTCTCTCTCTTACCACTCACCACTCACCACTCACCACTTCTGCTTTACCAGCAGGAGCTTATTTAGATCTACAGCAGCGCTATCAGTTGCTCGATCCGTTGGAAATGCCTTTGAATCCAAGCGATCGCATAGAGGCGCAAGTGAGAGTCCTTGACTGCCAGCCATTTCAACTATCGCCCCTAGAAGCAGGCGCAAATGTGATGGTGGCACAATCAATTCCCGCGATCGCCAAAACCTATGTTGCCCTCAACTCCAAATTTGGTGAAAAATCTAGTCAAAAGCTACCTAAAATTCACGATGCTTGGCAGCAGGGAAACCAGCAAGTGATCCTGATTGCCGATCGCTCCGATTGGCAAGATCTGATGCAGATGTGGCACGAACGCAGCACAACTCCAATGCAGATTATGCAGTGGTTTGAGGATATGGTACGGCTGTGGCACGAACTGGAGCCTTGGCATTGTTGCCAAAGTTTATTGGAGCTATCTAATTTGCGCGTGGATGCGACTGGGAATTTTGGATTGCAACGCTTATATCCCGATCCAAATCAAGGAAATTTAAGCTTGCAAGATTTGGGGCAGATTTGGCAGCAGTTATTTCAAGAGTCTCAACGCACTAAATTTGGTTCCTTGGTGGAGTTGCTGTTGGATTTAACTGCGGGCGACATCCAGACAACAGATGAGCTACAATCGCGCCTGCAAGCTACGAGTAGTGAATTACAATTAGAGGCGATCGACGCACCTTATTCTCCTTCAGTATTGAATACACAGGAGGCAGCTGCCGATCGAGGAAAAGTTGGAGTAACTTTAAATAACTCTGCTGCACCAACTGTTATTCAGATGAACGAATCTCAAGAGAATTTTATGAAAAGCGAGGAGTTACCGACTCTAGTGCTGCCAATGCATTTGGTTAGCATTGAGGATGCGGGTAACACTGATGTCGGTCGTCAAAGGCATCATAACGAGGATTGTTTTGGTATCATCACCAAAGTCGATAAATACGTGTTTCCTAGCGATCGCACGATTGAGGCACAAGGTATTTATATTCTTTGTGATGGCATGGGCGGACACGCTGGTGGTGAGGTAGCTAGTGCGTTAGCAGTGAAGAAGCTACAAGAATACTTTCACGCCAATTGGCAACCGTACCAATCTTTACCCAATGAAGCTTCCATCCGCGAGGCAATCCGCATTGCCAATCAAGGAATTTTTGACCTCAACCAGCAGGATGCCCGTTCGGGTGTCGGACGGATGGGAACGACTTTGGTACTCGTTCTCGTCCGCAACAATCAAATGACTGTAGCTCACGTTGGCGATAGCCGTCTCTATAGCTTCAGCCGCAAGCGCGGGTTAGAGCAAGTCACCTTGGATCACGAAGTGGGACAGCGAGAGATTCTGCGGGGCGTGGAACCAGCGATCGCTTATGCCCGTCCTGATGCCTACCAACTGACGCAAGCATTGGGTCCAAGGGACGAAAATTATGTCAATCCTGATGTCAGCTTTGTGGAATTAAATGAAGACACTCTGTTGATATTAGTATCGGATGGAGTTTCAGATAATGGGCTACTAGAGCAACATTGGGAAACCCACATCGAACCCCTACTTAACACGGGCGCTAGCTTAGAACGAGGTGTCAGCGAATTGATTGAATTAGCTAATCAGTACAACGGGCATGACAATATTACCGTTGTCTTAGTACGGTTGAAAGTGCGCCCGAAGTTGGAGCATTAATTGTGTGGTTACGCTATACCTGCTACATCCACAACAATCCAAACCCCTGCACCAATGGCAATTCGAGGATGCGTCAATTATTCGGATTGGTCGCGCCCCCGATAACGATGTAGTTTTGGCAGATCCTCTCGTTTCCCGCCATCATTTACTGCTCCAGCGGCAAAATGGAGAAGATTCATCGAGTCACGTTTGGCAGCTGATCAATCAGGGGACGAACGGGACTTTTTTAGATGGAGTGTTAATCTCTCAAAGCGCGATCGCCGATGGGTCGATAATTCAACTAGCAAAAGGTGGTCCTAGTCTCAGGTTTCAATTTCAACCTCCTAGTACCAAAGCAAGGGAGAAGATTTGCACTCATAGCGGTAATTCGCCACAGAACCTATTCTGCATTCACTGCGGTCAGCCCCTTTCAGTACAGCAGACGATTCACCAGTATCAGGTGTTACGTATTTTAGGACAGGGGGGAATGGGAACGACATATCTTGCTTGGAATCCCAGCCAGAAAAAGCATCTGGGGAACAATTCAACTCGCAAGTCTCAACCCCAATTACTCGTCCTGAAGGAAATGAATGCTGAAATTGCCAAGGTTGCCAAGGCTCAAGAACTGTTTGAGCGGGAAGCTAATGCCTTGAAGCATCTAAACCATGTAGGAATTCCCAAATATTACGATTTTTTCGTCGAAGACGGGAAAAAATACTTGGCGATGGAACTAATTCACGGTCAAAATTTAGAGCAGATAATTTATAAATACGGTCCTGTCACTTCAGCAAAAGCGATTGATTGGATGCTGCAAGCGTGTGAAATTTTAGAATACATTCACAGCCAAGAGCCGCCGCTAATTCACCGCGATATTAAACCCGCTAATTTGATGTTGCGATCGCTCGATAATCGGATTGTGGTGCTAGATTTTGGCGCTGTGAAAACTGGTGGAACTGCTTTTGTGACGCG from Chroococcidiopsis sp. SAG 2025 harbors:
- the devC gene encoding ABC transporter permease DevC — translated: MKLSLLKSLRKRLPVEIETPLAWAQLSHQKVRLAVATTGICFANILMFTQLGLLAMLTDGTTKLHQSLAGELVLVSASSPSLLFRINFPQAYLYQAAAVEGVTAVAPVYISRANWVDPQQLTAGQDSSNSQKQPRAFGNEVRVIAINPAQPTLNLPEVNRQSFKLNAPDAVLFDRLSQSSLGDISAMLRDRPEVVTLMENHRTYVTGLFSMGSTINDKGNVIISDWTYAQRFGEESMEKVRIGVVSLSPGADIATVQARLRDRLPKDVGVYTKAELIERERQFHEAQPEGIILKFGTVVGFVVGVIILYQVLYSDVSDHLSEYATLKAMGYSDRSLLMVVLGEAIVLGVMGFVPGFIASIGLYELLVTLTRIPLVMKASVAIQVFILTIIMCAISGAIASSKLRSADPADVF
- a CDS encoding ATP-binding cassette domain-containing protein, whose protein sequence is MEPTVAVSSLNHAFGQGTLRKPVLTEINLKIYPGEIIILAGPSGSGKTTLLSLIGGLRSVQAGSLKVLGKELQGIGKHQLTKVRNQIGFIFQHNNLLKCLSAAGNVRMSLKLHPEIPKREYRQRITAILESVGLDDKIDSYPAFLSGGQQQRVAIARALVAQPKLVLADEPTAALDSKTGRDVVDAIQRLAKETNCSVLLVTHDNRILDIADRIIQIEDGRIK
- a CDS encoding glycosyltransferase, translating into MKILFLDQSGKPGGAELCLLDIAKPYRDRCLVGLFADGGFKDLLQQHEIPVQVLTGRSLQVSKDSGLLQGASSLGQLLPLITRVAKIAREYDIIYANTQKALVVGAIASLLSRRPLVYHLHDILSTEHFSRTNLRLAVTLANRASLVIANSQASQKAFLAAGGNPKLVHVVYNGFAPQLYQQENSVAQTRQELGLEGKFVVGHFSRLAPWKGQHVLLEALTQCPPEVTAIFVGDALFGEQDYKQQLHQQVAELGLEPRVQFLGFRSDVVSLMAACDLVAHTSIAAEPFGRVIVEAMLCGRPVVATQAGGAVELVETGKTGWLVPLGDATRLAEVVNTCRQQPELAGAIAHQAQISASQRFELNEINRQIEQLLKSVNS
- a CDS encoding polysaccharide biosynthesis tyrosine autokinase encodes the protein MVRVNESHMPMTVEESDGGYGQLLAVLMRRRYWLLGVMGAVLTIATVFTLISKPTYQSEMQLLIEPNYQGKKDGTTPRQGEQYADSGVTIDDYATQINVMRSSLLIQRAVDILRSEYPTLTVAEVKKNLVLKQVVEEKANTKIVEATYTANDPIKAQKVLKAVHTVYQIYNREQQEQRLKKGLKFINEQIPAVTKTVDQAENKLEEFRKNNNLIDPEQQAATVNNSLNAIAQEREVIRAQYNDLQARYGQLQQQLARSPQQALVASRLSQSSRYQTLLNELQRTELALSQRRVVFTDEDPNVKKLLEQRQNLLSMMKQEGGRVLGEGQASQAAAAASNGGDGILQQGQLGALDLNLAGQLIEVQTNMNAMRARDNSLAQTQQKLRSDLKRFPVLLAEYNRLVPFVQINRDKLQQLLRAQQELSLEIARGGFDWQALEEPRLGLKVGPNLKLNLLLGLVAGLMLGSLAAFLRDAVDDSVHSSEDLERQFELPLLGMTPELPRGRVAQPEVSLPFGKPLHLSPWTVQVRNWPPSWESLDLIYRNLQLMNEMAAFKSLVVTSAVAGEGKSTLALGLALSAARLHQRVLLIDTDLRRPSLHQILNLPNDYGLSTLLSSDATLPTHNAIQSSGSYIDILTAGPQPEDPANLLSSQRMRELMAGFEQNYDLILLDAPPLLGMVDAMIAASCCTGVVLVSRVGMVKKTELVQANAMLRKLNVIGVVANGVSNVSYGYGAYSREQGVELKKVWGS
- a CDS encoding glycosyltransferase, with amino-acid sequence MKIALVHDYLTQRGGAERVFELLCQRYPEADIFTSVYDPEQTVDLGNRIVHTTGLQKIPGAAKYFRMLAPFYFPAFRSLDLQDYDLIISSSSSFAKAVKKRKGAQHICFCHNVTRFLWDTKTYLREYGDYHYFYPLIELIFRKMREVDRVYAQEPDLYIANSSIVARRINQHYGKPALVINYPINSGNFAFSNDKENFYLASARLISYKRIDVIVEAFNWLGLPLFIIGDGPERQRLESKALKNVRFLGHVSDAERKYLMSKACSVVVAALEDYGLVPVEANASGTPVIAYGAGGVIDTQIPGHTGVFFYRQSPDAIQNALLAAKEIQWDYGKIRHHALSHFSEQAFFSKVERAIADTVSSIA
- a CDS encoding DUF1824 family protein, whose amino-acid sequence is MSQPLSDRFAIATAQKLLETFSCLEVKPVESAAEAAQLQQALVLLSTQADFVNFGICADTPEQGLAALASYAKALGYSVAIAPTDLAAAIAPVYIKFNGQRQTYYLDSYTGTYRGVLVSYHSLVEESVNGTYGYLPLDLFQ
- a CDS encoding pseudouridine synthase, coding for MDKYRYILFNKPYGVLSQFSDGDREGAKERRTLKDYIPIPKVYPVGRLDWDSEGLMLLTDRGQLQHRLADPKFGHSRTYWAQVERIPNASAIQQLEQGVIIENYRTRPAKVKLLEPEPTLPPRDPPIRDRKNVPTAWLELVLTEGKNRQVRRMTAKVGFPTLRLVRVAIAHLHIGDLSPGQWRDLTAPELKLLLKDLGIRG
- a CDS encoding serine/threonine phosphatase, translating into MLICPQCQSENANTNKFCQGCGTPLTFKFCPDCGTQVALNAKLCHNCGAQTGTVWWAIVMGVVEPQEGSPVSNSGVVEVLDVAGEPKIVESLPSSISQQKSEGTAPPAPLALSLTTHHSPLTTSALPAGAYLDLQQRYQLLDPLEMPLNPSDRIEAQVRVLDCQPFQLSPLEAGANVMVAQSIPAIAKTYVALNSKFGEKSSQKLPKIHDAWQQGNQQVILIADRSDWQDLMQMWHERSTTPMQIMQWFEDMVRLWHELEPWHCCQSLLELSNLRVDATGNFGLQRLYPDPNQGNLSLQDLGQIWQQLFQESQRTKFGSLVELLLDLTAGDIQTTDELQSRLQATSSELQLEAIDAPYSPSVLNTQEAAADRGKVGVTLNNSAAPTVIQMNESQENFMKSEELPTLVLPMHLVSIEDAGNTDVGRQRHHNEDCFGIITKVDKYVFPSDRTIEAQGIYILCDGMGGHAGGEVASALAVKKLQEYFHANWQPYQSLPNEASIREAIRIANQGIFDLNQQDARSGVGRMGTTLVLVLVRNNQMTVAHVGDSRLYSFSRKRGLEQVTLDHEVGQREILRGVEPAIAYARPDAYQLTQALGPRDENYVNPDVSFVELNEDTLLILVSDGVSDNGLLEQHWETHIEPLLNTGASLERGVSELIELANQYNGHDNITVVLVRLKVRPKLEH